A stretch of the Pseudomonadota bacterium genome encodes the following:
- a CDS encoding response regulator transcription factor: MTAKTSADSNYILIVSRDGDVTERYSAVLQKNHAVQLSNTLPAMHACIAGSKPVLIFVDPLVCRQNTTPELTGLLKKLAGNHVVVIENATDRMVDQRSLFKAGARGFCRDDITPALLVRAVAQLLDGEYWIPRKLISRMISELANEGSMTAADNTANNTLISSLTPRELQVARMVHLGGNNKMIARELDISERTVKAHLSAIFRKLDIENRLNLALFFNEIS; this comes from the coding sequence ATGACGGCGAAAACTTCAGCGGACAGCAATTACATTCTGATAGTCAGCCGTGACGGTGACGTCACGGAACGCTATTCGGCTGTACTGCAAAAGAACCATGCCGTCCAGCTTTCGAATACGCTCCCGGCGATGCACGCATGTATCGCCGGCAGCAAGCCGGTCCTGATCTTCGTCGATCCGCTGGTCTGCCGGCAAAACACCACACCCGAGCTGACCGGTCTGCTGAAAAAACTGGCCGGCAACCATGTGGTCGTAATCGAGAACGCAACCGACCGTATGGTCGACCAGCGCAGCCTGTTCAAGGCCGGTGCCCGGGGATTCTGTAGGGATGACATCACGCCCGCCCTGCTCGTCCGTGCCGTGGCGCAACTGCTCGACGGGGAATACTGGATACCCAGGAAACTGATATCCCGCATGATCAGCGAACTGGCAAATGAAGGTTCGATGACGGCAGCGGATAACACTGCCAACAACACCTTGATCAGCTCACTGACGCCACGCGAGTTGCAGGTTGCACGCATGGTTCACCTGGGCGGCAACAACAAGATGATTGCGCGTGAACTCGACATTTCCGAACGCACGGTCAAGGCGCATCTCAGCGCCATCTTCCGCAAGCTGGACATCGAAAACCGGCTCAATCTCGCACTGTTCTTCAACGAGATCAGCTGA
- a CDS encoding cation:proton antiporter codes for MPDHSIIFSIFLIFTGAAVLAAVALFARQSLLVAYILLGVIAGPWGLRLVTDASVIQQIGHIGIIFLLFLLGLNLQPSQLVRMFREALLVTVASSLAFCVIGFLLGRAFGFSTFESLIIGAVTMFSSTIIGLKLLPTTALHHRHMGQVMVSILLLQDILAILILVFLEGYSQASIQWQRIGSLALVIPLLIAAAFIIERHVLQPLMRRFDTIQEYVFLTAIGWCLGIAQLAEAAGLSYETGAFIAGVALAANPLSLFIAESFRPLRDFFLIMFFFSLGASFNLTILADIFVPALAIATVVLAIKPLVFAQLLRYSGEQRKLALEAGFRLGQVSEFSLMIAVLALNADAIGSRASYLIQTTTLLTFVASSYLIMLNYPTPIAVNARLRRD; via the coding sequence ATGCCTGATCACTCGATCATTTTTTCGATCTTCCTCATCTTCACGGGGGCTGCAGTACTGGCCGCCGTCGCCCTGTTCGCGAGGCAGTCATTGCTGGTTGCCTATATCCTGCTGGGTGTTATTGCCGGCCCCTGGGGCCTGCGCCTGGTAACCGACGCCTCGGTGATACAGCAGATCGGACATATCGGCATCATCTTCCTGCTGTTCCTGCTGGGTCTGAATCTGCAGCCATCCCAGCTGGTGCGCATGTTCAGGGAAGCCCTGCTCGTTACCGTGGCCAGCTCGCTCGCCTTCTGCGTGATCGGCTTCCTCCTTGGCAGGGCATTCGGGTTCAGCACCTTCGAGAGCCTGATCATAGGTGCCGTCACCATGTTCTCCAGTACCATCATCGGGCTGAAGCTGCTGCCCACCACAGCCCTGCATCATCGTCACATGGGACAGGTCATGGTCAGTATCCTGTTGTTGCAGGACATTCTGGCAATCCTGATCCTGGTATTCCTGGAAGGCTATTCGCAGGCATCCATCCAGTGGCAGCGGATCGGCAGTCTGGCGCTCGTGATACCCCTGCTGATAGCCGCTGCCTTCATCATCGAGCGCCACGTTCTGCAACCGCTCATGCGCAGGTTCGACACCATCCAGGAATACGTCTTCCTGACCGCGATCGGCTGGTGCCTGGGGATAGCCCAGCTCGCGGAAGCAGCCGGACTTTCATACGAGACTGGGGCGTTCATAGCCGGTGTCGCGCTCGCCGCCAATCCGCTCTCGCTGTTCATTGCCGAGAGCTTCCGCCCGTTACGCGACTTTTTCCTGATCATGTTCTTCTTTTCGCTCGGTGCCAGCTTCAACCTCACCATCCTGGCTGATATCTTCGTTCCCGCGCTGGCCATCGCCACCGTGGTGCTTGCCATCAAACCCCTGGTGTTCGCGCAGCTGCTGCGCTACTCCGGGGAGCAGCGCAAACTTGCGCTGGAGGCCGGTTTCCGGCTCGGCCAGGTCAGCGAATTCTCGCTCATGATCGCGGTCCTGGCCCTGAACGCGGATGCCATTGGCAGCCGTGCGTCCTATCTCATCCAGACCACTACGCTGCTCACGTTCGTCGCTTCGTCCTATCTGATTATGCTGAACTACCCGACCCCGATCGCCGTCAACGCCAGGCTGCGCCGCGACTGA
- a CDS encoding PilZ domain-containing protein gives MERRRQARTPVNINALVIGEKTVPKGCRVMNVSQNGMQLQCHADGRLLTFKEGDSVDVHLTIQHEGKQKKLTIPSWVRHVAANTIDVEFHKPDPPLVDLIETYRASEQHKLEAALGRLDRRVAGNKTGTGVAGVEQSPAAKQVPKQNSRPFYAVVLATLFAVCVITGGYVYTASIDSRITTLETISERQANELSELQNRVFSASLQEGRYASLNARMTAIVDAILGLEERLGPGRTGTITTPLHERLQKAGNPFADQATVKSATPAGKPAPDVQTAAIGSTQTPAAQSAPATGSGAVATPEPAARPVTAQPGSQATRSDRPVQPKAQAEVPAVKADAVPPTAAAKTSTDNNTPAPVEKSAPSPDAPWVINLISSTDKAYVERFSKESGAAARFNTELNSASVNGRQYWRLQITGFASAAEAKSQAGAVKTALGLKDVWIFRQK, from the coding sequence GTGGAACGCAGACGTCAAGCTCGCACTCCTGTCAATATCAATGCCCTGGTCATCGGCGAAAAGACGGTGCCGAAGGGCTGCCGCGTCATGAACGTCAGCCAGAACGGCATGCAGCTGCAGTGTCATGCCGACGGGCGTCTGCTGACGTTCAAGGAAGGTGACAGTGTCGACGTTCACCTTACCATCCAGCACGAGGGCAAACAGAAGAAACTGACTATCCCGTCCTGGGTACGCCACGTGGCCGCGAACACGATCGACGTAGAGTTCCACAAGCCCGATCCGCCGCTGGTTGATCTGATCGAAACCTACCGTGCCAGCGAACAGCACAAGCTAGAGGCGGCACTGGGCCGGTTGGATCGGCGGGTCGCGGGCAACAAGACCGGCACCGGAGTCGCCGGTGTTGAGCAATCACCTGCAGCCAAGCAGGTACCGAAACAGAACAGCCGCCCTTTTTACGCCGTGGTACTGGCGACGCTGTTTGCCGTTTGCGTAATCACCGGTGGCTACGTCTACACGGCCAGTATCGACAGTCGCATCACCACCCTGGAGACGATCAGCGAGCGCCAGGCCAATGAACTCTCCGAATTGCAGAACCGTGTCTTCAGCGCCAGCCTGCAGGAAGGCAGATACGCCTCGCTCAACGCCCGCATGACGGCGATCGTCGATGCAATCCTGGGTTTGGAGGAACGACTGGGTCCCGGCCGCACCGGCACCATCACCACGCCACTGCATGAACGCCTGCAGAAAGCTGGCAATCCGTTCGCGGATCAGGCCACGGTCAAGTCCGCCACGCCGGCCGGCAAACCCGCACCGGATGTCCAGACAGCGGCAATCGGCTCTACCCAGACTCCCGCCGCCCAATCGGCACCGGCCACCGGCAGTGGTGCTGTAGCGACGCCGGAACCGGCAGCTCGCCCCGTAACGGCGCAGCCGGGTTCCCAAGCCACACGCAGCGACCGGCCAGTGCAGCCCAAGGCGCAGGCAGAGGTGCCGGCTGTCAAGGCCGACGCGGTCCCACCGACCGCCGCGGCGAAGACCAGTACGGACAACAACACCCCGGCGCCCGTGGAAAAGTCAGCACCGTCGCCTGACGCGCCATGGGTCATCAATCTCATCTCATCCACCGACAAGGCATACGTGGAGCGATTCAGCAAGGAAAGTGGCGCCGCGGCCCGGTTCAATACCGAGCTGAACAGCGCCAGTGTAAACGGCAGGCAGTACTGGCGCCTGCAGATCACCGGCTTTGCCAGCGCCGCCGAGGCAAAGTCACAGGCGGGCGCCGTCAAGACGGCACTCGGCCTCAAGGATGTCTGGATATTCAGGCAGAAGTAG